A single window of Granulibacter bethesdensis DNA harbors:
- a CDS encoding cytochrome c family protein, whose translation MQSKLVPALAFSAFALLAAGQAHADGDAEAGKTLFKKCGFCHSTEAGKNKVGPSLAAIVGRKAGVEPGFNYSDALKSSGLTWDEATLNKWVENPKALVSGTKMIFPGIKDEKDRQNLIAYLKTLK comes from the coding sequence ATGCAAAGCAAACTGGTTCCTGCTCTCGCTTTCTCCGCTTTTGCGCTGCTGGCCGCCGGCCAGGCGCACGCGGATGGCGATGCCGAAGCAGGTAAGACCCTCTTCAAGAAGTGCGGCTTCTGCCACTCCACCGAAGCCGGCAAAAACAAGGTTGGCCCCTCCCTGGCCGCCATCGTCGGTCGCAAGGCAGGTGTCGAGCCTGGCTTCAACTACTCCGATGCCCTGAAAAGCTCCGGCCTGACCTGGGACGAAGCCACTCTGAACAAGTGGGTTGAGAATCCGAAGGCCCTCGTGTCCGGCACGAAGATGATCTTTCCGGGTATCAAGGACGAGAAGGATCGCCAGAACCTGATCGCCTATCTGAAGACCCTCAAGTAA
- a CDS encoding TonB-dependent receptor — translation MRKRIVLAAVAPFLPALAQAQGTVKNAASQGNQAAASSTTENNTPNFTLPSLQVVGTTPLQGSGLNREEVPAATQVYTGLDTQKTGPADLLRSLEQQGTGISFNQAVGNSLQPNLIYRGFSASPLAGDPQGLAVYVNGTRFNQSFGDTVNWDLIPSIAIDETQLVGANPAFGLNALGGALSVRMKDGFNYQGGQVEVSGGSFGNITLSGQYGVKSKDGTMSAYIAASGMNEDGWREHSPSQARQVYGDIGWRSDRAEAHVNVTYANNILVGNGTTPVELLAADRSAVFTYPDQTRNKYVRVVGSTTVTVTDEWSVQGNVYYSNLSQRTFNGDAAEVEPCDDDPTLVCSEDGPPLQSRRGGYVPNFVQNSPYNQHGFDYDEGGPYAFLNRTATDTNGFGASAQGVNTATVFGHKNHFVAGVSYDGGRSTFTANTLIGPLTLDRGFGGPSIEVDDSTANVLPVRVNTSNDYYGVFFTDTFDITDKLAATVSGRFNSAQIALNDQIGTSLNGQHSYNRFNPAAGLTWKITRSVSAYAGYAESNRAPTPAELSCADPTAPCSLTNFFVGDPPLKQVVAHTWEAGFRGHHKVETATVNWHTGYFHTGSDDDLAFVSSETSGRAFFRNVGPTTRQGVEASVNLIAGAWSVFANYSFTDARYGSNFTLNSEDNPYADDGLVNVRKGNYITGIPAHVFKVGVQWAVTPKWVVGLIGRAASGQYLIGDEGNQNQRTGNYFVMDFNTAYQITKNVQLFGMVRNLTNQNYATFGTFSPVGEVPMLQAPNATNTRSLSPGAPIAGYGGVRVSF, via the coding sequence ATGAGAAAAAGAATTGTACTTGCCGCCGTTGCGCCTTTTCTTCCCGCCCTCGCCCAGGCACAGGGAACGGTGAAGAATGCCGCGAGCCAAGGTAATCAGGCAGCCGCTTCGTCTACCACTGAGAACAACACACCCAATTTCACGCTGCCTTCCTTGCAGGTGGTGGGAACGACCCCTCTTCAGGGATCAGGCCTGAACCGTGAGGAAGTACCCGCAGCCACTCAGGTTTATACCGGGCTTGATACCCAGAAAACCGGCCCGGCGGACCTGCTGCGTTCGCTGGAACAGCAGGGCACCGGTATTTCCTTCAATCAGGCGGTGGGCAATTCCCTTCAGCCCAATCTGATTTATCGCGGCTTTTCCGCTTCTCCGCTGGCCGGTGATCCGCAGGGCCTTGCGGTCTATGTCAACGGCACACGCTTCAACCAGTCCTTTGGCGATACGGTGAACTGGGATCTGATCCCCAGCATCGCCATTGATGAAACGCAGCTGGTCGGTGCCAATCCCGCTTTCGGCCTGAATGCGCTGGGCGGCGCCCTGTCCGTGCGCATGAAGGATGGCTTCAACTATCAGGGCGGTCAGGTTGAGGTATCGGGCGGTTCGTTCGGCAATATCACCCTGTCCGGACAATATGGCGTGAAGTCGAAAGACGGCACGATGTCGGCCTATATTGCCGCCAGCGGGATGAACGAGGATGGCTGGCGTGAGCATTCTCCCTCTCAGGCGCGTCAGGTTTACGGTGATATCGGTTGGCGCAGCGACCGTGCCGAAGCGCATGTCAACGTGACCTATGCCAATAATATCCTTGTCGGCAACGGCACAACTCCGGTTGAACTGCTGGCCGCAGACCGGAGTGCGGTGTTCACCTATCCCGACCAGACCCGGAACAAATATGTCCGCGTCGTCGGCAGCACCACGGTAACCGTGACCGATGAGTGGTCAGTGCAGGGGAATGTCTATTACAGCAATCTGTCCCAGCGCACCTTCAACGGCGATGCAGCCGAGGTCGAACCGTGCGATGACGACCCCACTCTGGTCTGTTCAGAGGATGGCCCCCCGCTTCAATCCCGTCGTGGCGGATATGTTCCGAATTTCGTACAGAACAGCCCGTATAACCAGCACGGCTTCGATTATGACGAGGGCGGCCCCTATGCCTTTCTGAACCGCACCGCGACCGATACCAACGGATTCGGAGCCTCGGCACAGGGTGTGAACACCGCCACGGTGTTCGGCCATAAGAATCATTTCGTGGCCGGTGTCAGCTATGATGGCGGGCGCAGCACCTTCACTGCCAACACTCTGATCGGTCCGCTGACCCTGGATCGCGGCTTTGGCGGCCCGAGCATCGAGGTTGATGACTCCACCGCCAATGTGCTGCCGGTACGGGTGAACACCAGCAACGACTATTACGGTGTTTTCTTCACGGATACGTTCGACATCACCGACAAACTGGCCGCCACCGTCTCCGGGCGTTTCAACTCCGCCCAGATCGCACTGAACGACCAGATCGGCACCAGCCTGAATGGCCAACACTCCTATAACCGCTTCAACCCGGCAGCCGGGCTGACCTGGAAGATCACGCGCTCCGTCTCCGCCTATGCCGGCTATGCCGAATCGAACCGCGCGCCGACCCCGGCGGAACTTTCCTGCGCCGATCCGACCGCCCCGTGCAGCCTGACCAACTTCTTCGTCGGTGATCCCCCCCTGAAGCAGGTTGTAGCCCATACCTGGGAAGCCGGGTTCCGTGGTCATCACAAGGTCGAGACCGCCACCGTTAACTGGCATACCGGCTATTTCCATACCGGCAGTGATGATGATCTGGCCTTCGTATCCAGCGAGACCTCCGGGCGCGCCTTTTTCCGGAACGTCGGCCCCACCACGCGGCAAGGCGTGGAAGCCTCGGTCAACCTGATTGCGGGCGCATGGTCGGTCTTTGCCAACTACTCTTTCACCGATGCCCGCTATGGCAGCAATTTCACGCTCAATTCCGAGGATAATCCTTACGCTGATGACGGGCTCGTCAATGTGCGCAAGGGCAATTACATCACCGGTATTCCCGCCCATGTGTTCAAGGTCGGGGTACAATGGGCCGTGACGCCCAAATGGGTCGTGGGTCTGATCGGGCGTGCCGCGAGCGGCCAGTATCTGATCGGCGATGAAGGCAACCAGAACCAGCGGACCGGCAATTACTTCGTGATGGATTTCAACACCGCCTACCAGATCACGAAGAACGTGCAGCTGTTCGGCATGGTGCGGAACCTGACCAACCAGAACTATGCCACCTTCGGCACCTTCTCCCCGGTTGGAGAAGTTCCGATGCTTCAGGCCCCCAACGCCACCAACACCAGAAGCCTCAGCCCGGGCGCTCCCATCGCCGGTTATGGCGGTGTGCGCGTTTCTTTCTGA
- a CDS encoding HAMP domain-containing protein: MTRSLQGRLVLLPAFILLVGLIVSLGLSLHRANHRIRNEMESGFRLGRVLVEAVLVTARAMPTQQDALTMVAQQLPRVRHLDLLLLPAPEMMAMGMPPLLVGQRPRVPHWFVDLLPQPIVARSFPVLYHGAIIGQIIMIANPFDEMKEVWGELCLIAVELAAISVAIVLLIMLATSLSLRPLKRLAEGFEALEAGEYATRLGPVTVAELQPIAVRFDSLAARLQRITQDNHHLIDRLISMQEAERRDVAHELHDEFGPAFFAIRAELASLTRWCRDQQQREGQDGLSIRDVEKIESRVLSIGSLVDAIQNINAAMLERLRPMVLEEMGLPDALERLVEDWRRRVPQTQWDIMVCAGLEQTQTDLALTLFRLVQECLTNIARHADARHVEVGFFWLPPREKPAEAAQDGKTEPPWLGVYVRDDGTGFSGVPSYGYGLLGMTERVRAAGGKLYIGDNGQPGAAGKLAEMMMASQKAGLSPEEWGEDEPDDGHDLWLHGGAVIFAGIPWQAKDGGVASPSQSANIHDL; this comes from the coding sequence TTGACACGCTCTTTACAAGGGCGACTGGTCTTGTTGCCGGCCTTTATCCTGCTGGTTGGTCTGATTGTTTCTCTGGGGCTGAGCCTTCACCGGGCCAATCATCGAATCCGCAATGAGATGGAGTCAGGTTTTCGCCTGGGGCGTGTGCTGGTGGAGGCCGTGCTGGTGACGGCCCGCGCCATGCCGACGCAGCAGGATGCGTTGACGATGGTGGCGCAACAATTGCCGCGTGTCCGGCATCTGGACCTTTTACTGCTGCCTGCGCCCGAGATGATGGCGATGGGGATGCCCCCTTTGCTGGTCGGGCAGCGCCCGCGTGTGCCGCACTGGTTTGTCGATCTGCTGCCCCAGCCGATCGTCGCCCGGTCGTTTCCGGTGCTGTATCACGGCGCGATCATTGGCCAGATCATCATGATCGCCAATCCGTTCGACGAGATGAAGGAGGTCTGGGGAGAGCTGTGCCTGATCGCGGTGGAGCTTGCCGCGATCTCGGTTGCCATCGTGCTGCTGATCATGTTGGCCACGTCCCTGTCGCTGCGTCCGCTCAAGCGCCTGGCGGAGGGGTTTGAGGCTTTGGAGGCGGGGGAATATGCCACCCGTCTCGGCCCGGTGACGGTGGCGGAGTTGCAGCCGATCGCGGTTCGCTTCGACAGCCTGGCCGCACGGCTGCAACGCATCACGCAGGATAACCATCATCTGATCGACCGTTTGATCTCCATGCAGGAAGCGGAGAGGCGTGATGTCGCGCATGAGCTGCATGACGAGTTCGGCCCGGCTTTTTTCGCAATCCGGGCCGAGCTGGCCTCCCTGACCCGTTGGTGCAGGGATCAACAGCAGCGTGAGGGACAGGATGGCTTATCGATCCGCGATGTAGAGAAGATCGAGTCGCGGGTCTTGTCGATCGGATCTCTGGTCGATGCCATCCAGAACATCAATGCGGCCATGCTGGAGCGTCTGCGCCCGATGGTGCTGGAGGAAATGGGCCTGCCCGATGCGCTGGAGCGTCTGGTGGAGGACTGGCGGCGGCGCGTTCCCCAAACACAATGGGATATCATGGTCTGTGCCGGGCTGGAGCAGACACAGACGGATCTGGCTCTGACCCTGTTTCGTCTGGTGCAGGAATGTCTGACCAACATTGCCCGTCACGCCGATGCCAGACATGTGGAGGTTGGTTTTTTCTGGCTGCCTCCCCGAGAAAAACCAGCCGAAGCCGCGCAGGATGGCAAGACAGAGCCTCCATGGCTGGGCGTCTATGTGCGCGATGATGGCACCGGATTTTCGGGAGTCCCTTCTTATGGTTACGGTCTGCTGGGCATGACGGAGCGTGTCCGCGCGGCGGGGGGAAAGCTTTATATCGGCGATAATGGCCAGCCCGGTGCCGCGGGCAAGCTGGCGGAAATGATGATGGCCTCACAAAAGGCCGGGCTTTCCCCCGAAGAATGGGGGGAGGATGAGCCGGATGATGGTCACGATCTCTGGCTGCACGGCGGTGCGGTGATTTTTGCCGGAATTCCATGGCAGGCGAAGGACGGGGGAGTCGCTTCCCCTAGCCAATCGGCTAATATCCACGATCTATAA
- a CDS encoding response regulator transcription factor — MNAGKEYRMKVLLIEDHPIVRAGCRRLLTDYTPARKMVAGSAQDHAEERVEVIEASTGAEGVRLNREHSPAVVVLDLNLPDMPGLEVLAAMKADVPSLKVIVFSMYEDPAFVSRALEGGASAYLTKNDDPFSMLEALDKVLAGGMHLGPRVAEKIALHTLREPDDPLRPLSRREREVFDLLGQGRSLNEIAVILGVSYRTAAHAALQIRSKLGYNSAAALIKYAVERAKGSVPA; from the coding sequence ATGAACGCGGGGAAGGAATACAGGATGAAGGTGCTGCTGATCGAGGATCATCCGATTGTTCGTGCCGGATGCCGACGCTTGCTGACGGATTATACCCCTGCGCGCAAAATGGTTGCCGGTTCTGCTCAGGATCATGCCGAGGAGCGGGTGGAGGTGATCGAGGCCAGCACAGGCGCTGAAGGAGTGCGTCTGAACCGGGAGCACAGCCCTGCGGTCGTCGTGCTCGACCTCAATCTGCCGGACATGCCGGGGCTGGAGGTTCTGGCCGCCATGAAGGCGGACGTGCCTTCCCTGAAAGTCATCGTGTTCAGCATGTATGAGGATCCCGCTTTCGTCTCCCGCGCGCTGGAGGGGGGGGCCTCTGCCTATCTGACCAAGAATGACGATCCGTTCAGCATGCTGGAGGCACTGGACAAGGTGCTTGCAGGTGGAATGCATCTCGGCCCGAGGGTTGCCGAGAAAATCGCACTGCACACGCTGCGGGAGCCGGATGACCCCCTGCGCCCGTTATCCCGGCGGGAGCGGGAGGTATTCGATCTGCTCGGTCAGGGACGCAGCCTGAACGAGATTGCTGTGATCCTTGGCGTCAGCTACCGCACGGCGGCGCATGCGGCGCTGCAGATCCGCAGCAAGCTGGGCTATAATTCCGCGGCGGCGCTGATTAAATATGCGGTCGAACGGGCCAAGGGTAGTGTTCCGGCCTGA
- a CDS encoding ABC transporter permease: MVLLLAIWEGAAVWAHDPLLPSASTVIAAMVQQAMHGALLPTLAITLRRVAESFTLALVVGTSIGVALGRMPRLNAIMDSLLTALLNLPAVVLIVLIYIWFGLTEWAAVIAVALNKLPNTAVTVREGARALDPALLDMARSFRMSRLAILRHAVLPQLAPYIFAAARSGLSIIWKIVLVVELLGRSNGVGFQLQVYFQLFDVTGILVYTLAFILVVQALEWGVLQVLERRVSSWR; encoded by the coding sequence ATGGTGTTGCTGCTGGCGATTTGGGAGGGTGCGGCGGTCTGGGCCCATGATCCCCTGCTGCCATCCGCCAGCACTGTCATCGCCGCCATGGTGCAGCAGGCAATGCATGGGGCCTTGCTGCCAACATTGGCGATTACGCTGCGCCGGGTGGCCGAGTCTTTCACGCTCGCACTGGTGGTCGGGACGTCGATTGGCGTGGCCTTGGGCAGGATGCCCCGTCTCAATGCGATCATGGATAGTCTGCTCACCGCCCTGCTCAACCTGCCTGCCGTTGTGTTGATCGTGCTGATCTATATCTGGTTCGGGCTGACGGAGTGGGCGGCGGTGATCGCTGTAGCGCTGAACAAGTTGCCCAATACGGCTGTGACGGTGAGGGAAGGCGCGCGGGCGTTGGACCCGGCTCTGTTGGACATGGCGCGCAGCTTCCGTATGAGCCGCCTTGCTATTCTGCGCCACGCCGTCCTGCCGCAATTGGCGCCCTATATTTTTGCGGCGGCCCGTTCCGGCCTGTCGATCATCTGGAAAATCGTTCTGGTGGTGGAGCTGCTGGGGCGTAGCAATGGGGTCGGATTTCAGCTTCAGGTGTATTTCCAGCTTTTCGATGTGACCGGGATTCTGGTCTACACGCTGGCCTTTATTCTGGTGGTGCAGGCGCTGGAATGGGGCGTGCTGCAAGTGCTGGAACGGCGGGTATCTTCATGGCGATAG
- a CDS encoding ABC transporter ATP-binding protein has product MGRAASAGTAGIFMAIEQTHAAATLLHVRIEAKNHGATPVLRDIAFDLQRGDVLAVMGRSGCGKTSLLRIVAGLDDAYSGAVSWAGYSISQRRNRLFPRIGMVFQEPLLLPWKTLRQNVALMMPAPDEALIERLFTELGLKDVADSLPGRVSLGMARRAALVRALASKPDILLLDEPFASLDKDSIGRSMGLLRHFWRSGTMAAVMVTHEALDAARLANRVMMLGGKPASMIRQVNLPGANPSERSLTAEEEAHLAADLQSPEDLIT; this is encoded by the coding sequence ATGGGGCGTGCTGCAAGTGCTGGAACGGCGGGTATCTTCATGGCGATAGAGCAGACACACGCTGCTGCCACCTTGCTGCATGTGCGGATCGAGGCCAAAAATCATGGCGCAACACCTGTTTTAAGGGACATTGCGTTTGATCTGCAGCGGGGGGATGTGCTGGCCGTCATGGGGCGCTCAGGCTGTGGCAAAACCAGTCTGTTGCGTATTGTGGCCGGACTGGATGATGCGTATTCCGGCGCGGTCAGTTGGGCGGGTTACAGCATCAGTCAGCGCCGCAACAGGCTCTTCCCGCGCATCGGCATGGTGTTTCAGGAACCTTTATTGCTGCCGTGGAAAACGCTGCGTCAGAACGTCGCGTTGATGATGCCTGCCCCGGATGAGGCGCTGATAGAGCGTCTGTTCACAGAACTTGGACTGAAGGACGTGGCTGACAGCCTTCCGGGTCGCGTGTCGTTGGGGATGGCACGGCGCGCTGCTTTGGTCAGGGCGCTGGCGTCGAAACCAGATATTCTGCTGCTGGATGAGCCGTTTGCCTCGCTGGACAAAGACAGCATCGGTAGAAGCATGGGTTTACTGCGGCATTTCTGGCGCTCCGGCACCATGGCCGCGGTGATGGTGACGCATGAGGCGCTGGACGCGGCAAGGCTTGCGAATCGGGTCATGATGCTTGGTGGCAAGCCTGCCAGCATGATCAGGCAGGTTAATCTGCCCGGTGCAAATCCGTCAGAACGCAGCCTGACGGCAGAGGAGGAGGCCCACCTTGCGGCAGACCTCCAATCCCCGGAAGACCTGATTACTTGA
- a CDS encoding S1C family serine protease: protein MQPHPSDYSFDLEAVLQGIVFLRCIGPDGFDPDGSDDQGAQRTGSGVAIEVGSSQTKMVITMTYLVNDADAIWITTQDGQVTPGHIIALDHESGFALIRPADALACPAIQIGDSSSVASESGAILAASGGITHAMETRIIARQEFAGYWEYHIPDALLVTPPHPVWGGCALIGTDGRLLGIAAVVLQQGDIGAGQLDINLIIPVSHLQAILPELLTHGRRLASRPWLGLLAAEQEAGILISDVVPHGPAEAAGLRQGDQIIAINGKEPGDLATLWRLLWQSGAPPVGVAITILRDGQTMHTQVQAIDRYLYDKTPRMH from the coding sequence ATGCAGCCTCATCCTTCGGATTACAGCTTCGATCTGGAGGCTGTCCTGCAAGGCATTGTCTTCCTGCGTTGTATTGGCCCGGATGGGTTTGATCCCGATGGCAGCGACGATCAGGGCGCACAGCGGACCGGGAGCGGTGTCGCGATCGAGGTCGGTTCCAGCCAGACAAAAATGGTCATCACCATGACCTATCTGGTGAACGATGCCGATGCGATCTGGATCACGACACAGGATGGCCAGGTCACGCCGGGCCATATCATCGCGCTGGATCATGAAAGCGGCTTTGCGTTGATCCGTCCGGCTGACGCATTGGCCTGCCCCGCCATCCAGATCGGCGATTCCTCCAGCGTCGCCAGCGAAAGCGGCGCGATTCTGGCAGCCTCCGGCGGCATCACCCATGCGATGGAAACGCGGATCATTGCCCGTCAGGAATTTGCCGGATACTGGGAATACCATATCCCCGATGCACTGCTGGTGACCCCACCGCATCCCGTCTGGGGTGGCTGCGCCCTGATCGGCACGGACGGTCGCCTGCTTGGCATTGCTGCCGTGGTGTTGCAGCAGGGTGATATCGGCGCAGGACAGCTCGACATCAACCTGATCATTCCGGTCTCTCACCTGCAGGCCATTCTGCCAGAGCTGCTGACCCATGGCAGAAGGCTGGCCAGTCGGCCATGGCTGGGCCTGCTGGCGGCTGAACAGGAAGCGGGAATCCTCATCAGCGACGTTGTTCCACACGGCCCGGCAGAAGCTGCCGGTCTGCGACAGGGCGACCAGATCATCGCCATCAATGGCAAGGAGCCGGGTGATCTGGCGACGCTGTGGCGGCTGCTATGGCAAAGCGGTGCGCCCCCCGTGGGGGTTGCCATCACCATCCTGCGGGATGGCCAGACCATGCATACGCAGGTTCAGGCCATTGACCGCTATCTGTATGACAAAACCCCCCGGATGCATTGA
- a CDS encoding ABC transporter substrate-binding protein codes for MSLLETGRRQNLSFWSRRRVLTGGLGLSFAFYRGVARAADPSMPEIRVASLRFGSLSWLLDVIRRHGLDRDAGFRLVELSLAGSQATQVALQAGSADLAVQDWLWAARQREQGGDWLFSPFSSESGGILVRADSRLHGIDDLKQARLGVAGGPIDKSWLIFRAFAARMLGYDPQSLAPFFAAPPLLNEQLSRGRLDAALTYWPFVARGEAHGGRVLLHIGDALAGLGLPVDMPLVGYVFRSAWANGPGQPGRRFLKAAAQAQALLATSDTEWQAIRPLTGAGDDRELTLLRDAYRAGIPHHWGKAQIDAAQSLLTILHALPGAETSGLPTRIPTGLFPVEVTL; via the coding sequence GTGAGCTTATTGGAAACGGGCAGGAGACAGAATCTCTCGTTCTGGTCCCGCCGCCGCGTGCTGACGGGCGGCCTTGGGCTGTCCTTTGCCTTTTATAGGGGAGTCGCGCGGGCGGCGGATCCTTCCATGCCGGAGATCAGGGTCGCCAGCCTGCGTTTCGGCAGTCTTTCCTGGCTGCTGGATGTCATCCGGCGTCATGGTCTGGATCGTGATGCCGGCTTTCGATTGGTAGAGTTGTCACTGGCCGGATCACAGGCCACGCAGGTGGCGTTACAGGCTGGCTCGGCCGACCTTGCCGTGCAGGATTGGCTCTGGGCGGCCCGACAGCGAGAACAGGGCGGAGACTGGCTGTTTTCCCCTTTCTCCAGCGAATCCGGGGGTATTCTGGTCCGGGCTGATAGCAGGCTGCATGGGATTGATGATCTGAAACAGGCCAGATTAGGGGTGGCTGGAGGCCCGATCGATAAAAGCTGGCTGATTTTCCGCGCTTTTGCCGCCCGCATGCTGGGCTATGACCCGCAGAGCCTGGCCCCGTTTTTTGCTGCCCCACCGCTGTTGAACGAGCAGTTGAGCCGCGGAAGACTGGACGCTGCCTTGACCTACTGGCCTTTCGTGGCACGGGGGGAGGCTCATGGTGGGCGTGTTCTGCTGCATATTGGCGATGCTCTGGCGGGGCTGGGGCTGCCGGTGGATATGCCTCTTGTGGGCTATGTGTTTCGCTCCGCCTGGGCGAATGGCCCCGGTCAGCCAGGGCGGAGATTTCTGAAGGCCGCTGCGCAGGCACAGGCCCTCCTCGCGACATCGGATACGGAGTGGCAGGCTATCCGTCCCCTGACCGGTGCAGGAGATGATCGTGAGTTGACCTTGCTGCGGGATGCATACCGGGCTGGTATTCCGCATCACTGGGGCAAGGCGCAGATTGATGCGGCCCAGAGCCTGCTGACGATCCTGCATGCCCTGCCCGGTGCAGAGACCTCCGGCCTGCCGACTCGGATACCGACCGGGCTGTTTCCGGTGGAGGTCACGCTCTGA